In a genomic window of Orcinus orca chromosome 12, mOrcOrc1.1, whole genome shotgun sequence:
- the LOC101277306 gene encoding NADH dehydrogenase [ubiquinone] 1 subunit C2-like produces the protein MMNGRPGQVPLQFLPNEARSLPPPKLTDPRLFYVGFLGYCSGLIDSPIRRRPVASAGLHRQLLYVTSFIFVGYYLLKRQDCMCALRDHDMFAYVKSHPEDFPEKDKKTYGKILEEFHPVP, from the coding sequence ATGATGAACGGCCGGCCGGGCCAAGTGCCCTTACAGTTCCTGCCGAATGAGGCCCGGAGCCTGCCGCCGCCCAAGCTAACCGACCCGCGGCTCTTCTACGTCGGCTTCTTGGGTTACTGCTCCGGCCTGATTGATAGCCCGATCCGGCGGCGGCCGGTGGCTTCGGCCGGTTTGCATCGCCAGCTTCTATATGttacttcctttatttttgtcggatattatcttttaaaacgTCAAGACTGTATGTGTGCTCTGAGGGACCATGATATGTTTGCATATGTAAAGTCACATCCAGAGGATTTTCctgaaaaagataagaaaacttaCGGTAAAATTCTTGAAGAATTCCATCCAGTGCCTTGA